agctaaacatatcagaagcagctgcacagatctctctgctggTTTGCTACTATGTATCAGTCTATAGTTCAGGcgttttagctcacagagcattgtctacacagaaaacaattttctccattcagaggcagtgaccttgtacatagctagtcctgctctcagctgagaagtggagacaattgtatccaatcTAGACAATGCTCAAATGAGCtacaaaaaaatttggcaaagacAGACACACACAACACTAATTTTTATCACGGTCACTCACCCTCAATGTGACCAAGAATTCATCAAAGTCTATTGTTCCGCTTCCATCTTTGTCGAATATGGAAAAAAGCTGCTGAGCTTCATTTTTATCTATCATCACACCATAGTCACTTAGTCCTTTTAAAAATTCCTTAAAATCCAGCGACCTGCTGTTATCGTCGTCCATGATCTTAAATACTCTGTAAAAAGATGAGAACATTTATGACTCTGTGTAGACTGGGACAGAATGAGCAGAGCCTTCTCAGTATAATAAGAGGATGCAGGAGATGATATGATAGtaacaacatacagtatatacacagataagGAAGTGTATGCAGCTCCCCTGACATCTACTGCTCTGTAGGGGAGGGGCTAATGTCTCATTTCTCTATTATTTCTCTTTCAGTGCCCACCCTTTAATTGCAGCAGCCATAAAGCGCACATATTCCAATGCACTGTGTATACAGAGAATGCAGTCAAATGAGCTagagatgtcactgctgctccgtCACCATCCTTGCACATGACTGATGAGGCCGGTGATGAAGCTCCTCATCACTTATGGTGCCACCAGGAATAAGGCACCACAAAAGATcctatattaaccctttaaagactcTACAAATATCTGGAGCATAGGAATTCAGAGAAAATTTTGTGGGGGTAATaagtacatattgggggtcatttactaagggcccgattcgctttttcccgacgtgttacccgaatatttccaatttgcgccgatttcccctgaattgccccgggattttggcgtacacgatcggattgtggcgcatcggcgctggcatgcacgcaacggaaatggggggggcgtggccgaacgaaaacccgacggatttggaaaaaccgccgcatttaaaacaaaaaatctgtcgcggagcttgcacttaccttcactcagcccgagccggggaactccagagcgttccgatgcttttcagcgcagcagcgccacctggtggacggcggaggaactaccttaatgaatcccggccggacccgattccagcgcagagaacgcaccgctggatcgtgaatggaccgggtaagtaaatctgccccatttagtAGTCCTGGGTACACCGGGTTCTCACCTCCCCAGCCCTTTGATTCCAGCAGAGCCTCGCGCCAGACACTGGAGACGAAGCTTCTCTAGCGGATCTGTGCAGCCGGATAGGTTCTTCTTCGCCTGCATTGCCATCTCGCGGTCATGTCGAGCCGTGCCAGCCATCTGCAGGGCACAGAGAAAAATCATCAACCTCATAGAACACAACAGGAATGGAAATAATTGAAAGGGTGTACCTATATCTCCTTGTGCAGAGGTGATATCGGCCAACTATTGGAtaaacactcatagatccaggcactgtgactgtcgtaatcatcttatatttgttatccatggcctcctaccttctaacatcagctttttaaattatgccaatgagggttgttaccagagcccctccatgctgtagcttcacaggctgttacagtgtgcaggagtattcCCCCCTCCCAATGTGGGCTGAAACATCCTCAGGCAGAGGCAGGGGCGAAGTGCCGGGAGAGCAAAAGGGAAGGGTGAGccattgtaacagcctttgaaactACAGTATGGAGAGGGTCTGGTAACAacccacagagcccttcaggctaattagtattaatataaaagttgattatagaaggaaggaggccatggataacacatataagaagattaccgcagtcatggGGTCTGTATCTATGAgaaatggtttatcatgatggattttgatggtagatttcctttaaaggggttttccactcctATGCATTTTACCCTCCCGGCGAATAACTAGTTGTGGGGAGGGGGTTCGACACCCACGAAGATATATGAGAGGTGAGTTTGAAGCACCATGGAACAGCCACTACACAGCGGACAGAGACATCTTCTTCTAGGATCTGCAGTCATTGTATGACCCGGCAGAACATTAAAAGATTCTGGGACCAGGGGTCGGCTCTCCACAGATCAGGATCTTATCCCCTTTAGAAGTATCAAAATAAAGGGGTTAAGATCCCCTTTAATGGCCAGGCATCAGTTCCTGTATATCCAGGGGTCCCAGATCATCACTGTGCAAGGAAATGACATGATGGTTGGCCACATAATGGGGTATTATATATACCTGACCTAGACTTAGATGTATAGATGTAGAGGGGTAGTCACATCAATGACAAGTGGAAAGGAGAAAGCTGCGTGATTGCTGCGGTTACTGAATGGGCCATGTGATACTCTTTTGGCCGTAGCTCTATCAATGTAACACAGAACTAGAATTATGGAGCGAGATGTGACATTTTGAGAAGTCGATTTTGAAGCATTtgcaccaaaaatgtaaaaaaaattaaaaattacatcAAACCAGCCTTGTGGGCGAGTCCTAGGCAGAGTAACTGATTCTTGCAAAATTTTGTGACATAGTGAGGAAAAGCTATGGACAAATTCTTATAACCACATAAAATTAACAAATGGGAAAAAATTGGTTTCATTGGAAGCATTGTATAAAAATACTATTTTCTGATCACGTTTGCCAATCAGTCACAAAAGCCGTAGAACATTGGGTGACATTTATCTCGGCTTGTAAGCCTGAAATCGGgtgtacaaaccctgaaataggcgcaattcctggcacacacccagaaattgcacctatttcccccATTACTCCATCAAGGGGGGGCACACTAACTCATGGGTAAATCTGGCACGGTGGGTGGCAATGGCTTCATGTTAGGAGATGGAGCAGTTGTGCGCAGTTATCGCTGTATCGCTCCTTTTTTGCTTTCTCTGGCCCCACAGAAGAGGTTTTGTTCTGACATTTTCGAGATTTCACCTTCCCGGGGATCTGTTATTGATTGATAGGCCTGGTTAAACATTATCACAAGGAATTGATGAAATGTCAGATCTTTTTTCCGGAATAACAGGAAGGAGGAATGATATAAATTCTTTTAAAGGGATATTGCAGAATtcccaaaaacagctccacacctgtcCAGAGGTTGTGTGGGGTATAGCAGCCCATCCATTCCCATGGAGCAGAGCTACAGACACAACCTATAgacaggtgtggagctgttttcgGGAGAAAAGAGCCAAATATTTATCAATGGTGGAAGTAACCGAAGTCAATGTCCCCTTCCCCACAGGACCTGCTGTGCTGGAGATGGACTGGGTTAGGGGTGATGGGGTTAAACAGCTTTTCCAGGGGGAGCAAAAGTGACttaggatgatacacagaggcatggagagggaagggggaactTTAGGGGTACAACTAAGTACAACTAACCCTCCTGAAATACATATAGGTGTACTAAGACAATCcccctccacatccctgtatttCAACCCCCTAAAACTGTCCTGTATCCAGGTTGTTGGCACTGATGCCATGTCATAAACCATCTCCTTTAGGTGTAATGTATGGTCACCCACAGCAGAACAGAAATATACCTATTAGGGCTACAGAAAAGTAATCACAAGCTGCTTCTGTGGGGTCTATAGCACCCCCAAAATTATAAGGAGGTGCAGTGCTGCAGAGATGTCCACAATTCTCTATAATATGTGGTTTGGAAGGACATAAGTGAAGGTCTGGAACCACAAGTTATCAGTGAAAGAGATAAAtatgggacacaatggggctcatttactaagggttgcgcagcTCACtatcgtcggactgtgcacctttttcgaggattacacggcttgcacaggtatttaagaagtgtctgcattgCAAATTCAGACCTCGGGCAGAGACTCACACTCCAGGCTGTTGGATCAGGTTGGGTGAGCCACATGGAGCTTGATCCAACAGCCTGAGGAGTCTCTGCCCGAGGTCTGAAGATATGtgaatgtatacaggcagtccccgggttacatacaagatagggactgtaggtttgttcttaagttgaatttgtatgtaagtcgaaactgtatattttatcattgtagttcccgacaatttttttttttgccccagtgacaattggagtttcaaatttttttgctgtaataggaccaagaattatcaataaagcttcattacatacaattttaagctgattattgcaatctgggactattttaaagcatccagatagcttcaccagaggtcacagtgggcagaggggtccgtctgtaactatgggttgtctgtaagtcgggtgtccttaagtaggggaccgcctgtataccattTATACTGTGGACTGCGCTGAATCTAGCGAGAAATATATATTCTTTATGGTTACACTCACTATGAAACAATATTCTGCAAGCTATATTATATGTGATGATGAAATTACTACGAACACTGAGAAGATGTTAGTATATTTATGAATAttgaagtattttttggactataaggcgcaccggagtataaggcgcaccatcaataaatgcctgctaaaacgtctaggttcatatataaggcgccccggagtataaggcgcacctgattataaggatgaatgaccagcaggtggcagacctgtgcacagttcaaggcagctgttgtctgtaagtacggttcatatataaggcgcactggactataaggcgcaccttaaaggatttttagtgccccttatagtccgaaaaatacgataaaagcaaaaaaaaaatttcaaacattTATCTATGGTCTGTATtgttggacattgttcattgatgTCTGTCAGTAAATTTTCCTGACATTTCAGTCCACTAACATATTCGGATACAGTGCGGACACACATTGGGCTCCCCTTATACATTTAGTgtgttcctttaaccccttcaccacTACAAACAGTTCGGCCACTATGACAGGAGGCCACGCAGTGACTGAGTGAGAGTATTCGCCCCATGATACTCGAAAATTGCAAACTTAAAGCTCAGCCCCGGAAGAAACCGCGgttgtggcgatacgcgtggggctcttcCCACATTCCCCATAATTACAGGTTGCTGGAACTTTTGGTCATATTATACATTGTTTATCCTAGATGGTTTTTATTGCAGCACGATATGATAGCTTTGtgtattgtatattgtgtattgtatattatgtatttgtattgtatattgtgtattgGATATTGATTGGatattgtatattgtgtattttgtattgtatattgtgtattttGTATTAGATATTGTGCATTGGatattgtatattgtgtattttgtattgtatattgtgtattttgtattgtaaattgtgtattgtatattgtgtattttGTATAGTATATTGTGTATtggatattgtatattgtatgttggatattgtatattgtgtattatatattgtgtattgtatattttgtattgtGTATTGGATACAATATTGGACCAGTCCGGACTATTTGTAGATGATGACTTTTGCTGCCTGTACCCTAAAGGGATGGGGGTAATTGGATGGGTATTATGCTGGTCCCTGATTGTACACGTGATTTTATCttgtattttaagtgttttttaacAGGTGTTATAATAAAATTTGATGTATTTCTTGCGAAAATGTTGTCTCATGTGGACTGTCTGCACATCGCACTAGTTGTATAGAATCACAGCCCCGGATATAGGACATTGGACCTGCAGGACACATATTTTGGCCGCATGAACATATCGATGCGAGTTTTCAACTATGATGTTCCGCTTTTTCTGCCCCCCTGCACTATAGCGCCCCCTGACGCTGTCATATGTAGCATCAACGCATCTGGTGGGGGTCCTGGGGTCACACATCTAGGGGTCACACATCTATATGTTTAGGTTGCATTTCCCCTTTAAGACCCCCATCCCTCCCAGTGTACGAGTTATTTAGGAAGTTGCAGAACTTTGTAGTGACCtctcccccccagcaatcaggGGGCTCCcccagcagagggagcaggggcaGCAGTGGGAGCTCCCGGCCTCTTCTTACCTTGTCAGGATGCGGATCCTCCCGGACTTCACCTGCTACTATGGACGCAGCTTCTCATTCAGCAGGTAGAAGGGGCGGCGCCTCACCACCTAGCCCTTCCTTCTGATTGGCTCCTGGGACAGGATTCTTCTCGGTGATTGGAGCAGGTCGCTGCCTGTCACGCTGTCCCCGCCCCTCCTGGGCTTGTTACTGTAGGTTAGTTACACATAGTAGTGTTACTATAGAGACGGCTTCAGCCATCAGATACAGAGaagtgtagccccgccccctggagCAGTGGGAACACATTAACCCTTCATGTACCACAGTCACTTCAAATTATCAGAAAAtcacttctatatatatataaatgtattttttaatctAAAAACATACCGCATTCAGGGACaggtctctattattattattatattattattattattattattattactgaacGGAACTTTCCAGATCTTTTTGTTTAGTGTCTATTATTTTAGTGGGGGTCTTTCTCACTGATAAAGGGGTGTATTCAATACCAAAGTGGCTAAAGGGGTTAATGCTGAAAATGTTAGCTAGAATTGAAGTAATAGCATAAATTACCTATTATTTACTATTATTCCTTTTATTTtagtttcttttatttatatagcgcacacagattacacagcgctgcacagagtttgccaaatcggtccctgtccccaatggggctcacaatctaatgtactagcatgttttggagtgtgggaggaaaccggaggaccccggaggaaacccacacaaacacggagagaacatacaaactctttgcagatgttgacttatttattattattattatttgggcgGGGGATCTGTGGATCATTGCGGCTCTGTCCCTTTTTCAGCTCAAAAGTGGCAAAATGCAGCATGTTTGTATTCAAACAGCAAAagaaagggcttgttttttgtggtattTGTTCTGTTTTTGTAATGGCACCATTATAGGctcataaaatgtttttttttttttgaggaatggtaaaggaaaaaatttggaatttgTGTTGTCACAATCCATTATCCGAACCATTTCCATTATTCCATAAAGAGAACTGGGGGCTTGTGTTGTGCGGGGCGGCTTGTGTTTGTATCGCTACCAAAATTGGCAACCTTTTATTTTTAGTTCTTAGTGTTTAACAGGTACAGAAAAAAATCATTGATAGTGcacattgttacattttatagCAGAATCTTCCAAAACGAAACAttttacacacaaaaaataatttttttgaaactGTTAAGAATTTTGAGATTTTCACTCTGTACTGGTGAAcgtgtgggaaggggttaaaatttaaaAACGCTTCTGTTGCTGATACATTGCAAATATGTACCATAGCGCTCACATCTCAGGTGTCAttagaccatgagtaagaacaCACGGGTTGAAACGCGTTGGTTTTGTCACCATCTCTCTATGTCTCAGTCAGggctgaacctaaactctctgttgCCTGAGGCAGATGGGTTACAGAGTGGCGCCCCCTTCATATCATCCTGTGCAATACATCAAGTCATTTTTTTAGTACATGGATTCTCCGTGCAGTGTCCATGACATCTAACGTGAAGAAACTCTAGTTTTGAGAGTCAAGTCCTGCCTTGTAGCAGGTAACTGCATCTGcgatgcttccccccccccccccccatctttcaTCAGGTGGTGCTGacagaggcaagaggctcaacatgCCTCAAGAATGGTGCACCCCTCATTtcagttttaaaaaaagaaataaaagtgaaGCAAATTATATTGACTCCCTGAGTGCTGGATCAATTTTAGCACTGCTACTCACATGAGTCCCTGGTAAATAAATTTTAGGAAACCCCTAAaagaaatccatcctgataaaccagggacattactcgtagGTCCAGGCACCGGGGCTGTGCTaaccttctaatatttgttatacgtggcctccttccttctaaagtaaattatgctaatgagactaaagggctcttgggggtgttaccagagcccctctgtcctTTCCCCTGACCCCTTTAACACTTCCTCAACCCTCTGCATGATGTAATTTCAATGCAGCAAAGTGGGGGAAGGGGGactgctcctgcacactgtaacagcttgtgaatctgcagcatggaggggttacGGTAACACCCCAGGTATTAGCATAACttagaaagttgattttagaagaaaggaggccatggataacacataggattaccacagtcactactcctggatctatgagtaagtgtttacggttaattttgatggttgatttcctttaaggtgtatCTGCACATCCATACCAGTAGGTAGATAGTTGCTACATTTGTCAAGCTGTTAAAGTCGGCACATAAACTGTGCCCATTACAAGCTTGAGCTTcatatgctgttacactgtgcagaagcacactAAAGGAGGAAATTCTAGAGAAGAAATTTTTTTCCTAACTAACAGGGCTGgtaatttagtggggtaaaacctggtgccAGATTCTCTTTAAACTCATATTTGCTGTGTTAGTGGCACCTGTTGGTCACATTCAATAGTACACTTTTCAAAACAAAATGTAACAAATCGTTTTTAAAACATTATATCAATTATACCAAATGGAAGCAGAAAAAGTACAGAGCGATACCTCCCACAAAtaatatttttccatattttactaTATGGTGCACTTTGATGCATTTTAGCAGGGGTTTTTTTTGGTAGTTTATACTTTTTGGCAAGAAGTGAGGGGTCTGTTGTCTATTTAAAAGTTTTCCCAACATTTAATTTCATAATTATTCCTCCATCCATTGAAATGAAAACCCAATACAGATCGCTGCACTAATTGACTCTAACTAGAGTTTTATCATTAGTGCCGCACCCGGAACAGCGGGGGACTGATAAAtacccagtgacatcactgactgctCGCTATTGTCCGGAGTTATCATCCTGTGATTCTGTGATGGGGCAGGGGACATTATGACAGCTCAGTCAGATGTGACGGCCGGAGACACACATGGCAGAATACAGCAATTATGGAACGTAAAAAATAACTTCACTTCACAAAATTCTTACTCAAATTGTAAAAGTCTGACCCACATATATTCCAAGTCCATTTTTGCCACTTACAAAAATGAAATACAAgcatttttatgttgtttttatactaaataaaaaaaaagcaaacaaacattttcataaaatctgaatattttaaattaaaatctCAGTTTTGTTTCTGTTTCTTTCTGGAACACAGGAGGTGGATAAGAAATCTGATAACTTTCACGATGATGTAGATGATCAGAGCGACACAGGAGAAGATGAAGAGGATGACGTCCAGGAGAAGCTGCTGATACCAGGGCTGCTGGTAAGAATAGGGTCTAAGATGGCCGCCTCCACCGGAGCGGATGATGTGCTCCACCCATCCCAATAACTGCTGGTCGGGGGGGAACGGACGTGAGCGCATGATGACGCTCTGCTTCATGGCTGCCGTCTTGTAGCTGTGGGTAGAACGGAAGTTGCTGGGCATAATAATGTATCCACGTGTCTTCTTGACAATAGAGAATACTGAAaacacccttaaagggaacctatcaccaggaaagTCATgttttgctggtgacaggttccaataacctctgCTATGCTAATTTTATAAATTTCCCATTGTCaatattctgaataatttcagaagtttataatagtttattttactttacctagctccctgccagcaatgtgtggtgagtcctatcggggggacagctgcagcctgtgtgttcctgtgtctcagtctcctctcccccacactcatccagcttcctgcattgagcaggcaggggagggagcaggatcatctggaggagaggaagaatgtataaggagacacaggctgcagccttTCCCccacccctgggactcaccacatgctgctcaAGGGggggccaggtaatgtgaattaaacttatataaagtactgaaatgattcagaatgctgacaaaggtattttataaatcagcatagcagaggcaatgggaacctgtcaccagctaaaaatcacattcttgATTCGGTTTAAAGGGTTACATCAATAATAAAACTTACCCGCTATTCTCTATTATTTCTTGCAAAGTTTTCGCAAAGTTCTCAGCCTTCATCTGACCTGGAGGAATGAACGTCCCCATGTTCTTTGCTTTTATTCTGACCAAATTTTCATACTGGTCTCCAAAGAGTGGGATTCCGACCACAGGGACTCCATGGTACACGGCCTCCTGCAGACTGTTCATTCCTCCGTGCGTCACCAGGAGGCGCACTTTAGGGTGACCTGTAATACAGAACAATAGCATGTGACAGGTAGCTGATGCCGGCAACACACAGTTACATGGAGGACGCTTGAAAAAAAATTGGGAATCAAGTTTATCAcatatcaaattaaaaaaaagttgtaacttAAATGCTTTGTGTTACTTCTTGTTATCCATTTTGAGGTCTACCCCTTGACATGTCACCTTAAGGGTAAACCTACATGTGTGTAATTAATTTTGTCATTCACGAAATGAACAAATGGTGCTCCATATGGAAACCTCAGTCCTGAGATACTTGACCTAGTGACACCACAGTTCTTGGGTCAATCAGATCAGTTCTTACCCAACAAATCATTCTGGGACAGCCAGTCCACCAGCCTGACGTTATGGGCAACGCTGACGTCCTTCGGCCATCGCTTCTTCTCGTACCTCCAGATGACTTTCTGTGGTATCTTAGAGAATCCATCATTCATCTCCTTCAAGAATTCCAAGTCTGGAAGTGAGGAAAGCATGGACCCCAGGGTCACTACTATAAAGCCAAGATCTCCTGATGCTGAGATGAAGTCTTCCAGATCCTGCACAACACAGAATAGTAATAATAGTTACTATAGTAGTGGTTATCGTATGTAGGACAGTGTGTCCCCTACTATCAATAAGTGACCGTGTAGTCCCAGGACTACTATTGGCTCAcagaataaattataaaaattaggTTCTAAATAGATCCTACACccgttatacagtatataatatatgtatagtcAGATTGCTCCCTTTCAGGCCATAGGTCaccgctcccctttaaaatattcatgagcactggtaaaatgaaagctgagctgtgattggttgccatgggcaactaagaatattctgactttagacagcttgataaatctgccccaataaatcttatacagtaatacagcacCTAAACTCCACAAAACAAAACTCCCCTTATACAGTGTTAAACCTTTACTCTGAATACAATCACAGACTCTATAACTATTATACATTATCTGACCCTATAATCCTTACCCAGTATAAGACCCGGCCTATACCTTGCACACTACCAGACCCTTACAGATAAGACTCTATTCCTCTTACAGATTATCAGACCATATACCTCTCATATAGAATCAGACCCTATAATCCTTATACAGCATCAAATCCTACACCGATTTCATATTATCATACCCTATAACCGTTATACATTTTCAGACCCTATAATCCTTACCAGGTATAATACCCTACACCCATTGCACATTATCAGACCCTACAGCCCTTGTAGAGTATCAGACCCTATAACCCTTATAAAGTATCAGCACCTATAACCCTCATTCTGTATCATACCTTAAACCGACAGTGTCAGTATAcaataagctccccctagtggtggctatacaGTCTATCTATACAGATATACATAGATTATATACTCACTGCAGTCACTGGTTTTGCTGGTTTCGCCAACAAACCTCCGATATATTGTACATTTGGTAGAAGTGGTCGAGGAAACTCAATGGTGAAGTCTATGTTGTATAGCCAGAGCTCGGCCTTTAGGTGTAGGTCATCTATGGACGGTCTGGAGTCCTCAGGAAAGTGCTCCTCAATGACCTTCTGAAACCTTTCATCCATCATTGAGTCAACAATACCTGATCCCAAGTACATGAAGGTATTCTTCAGACGTCCAAAGAAGTCCATGCGGTCAGTGAGCTCAGAGCCAAACACTGGGACATAGGACGGAGGACCGGTCATCCCAACCCTGCGGGCGTTCAAGAAGAGCCCAGGGAAGAAGGCAATGAATGGAAGACCCAGCTTCTCCACGACCAGGAGAGCACAAGGGTTGAAGGCATCAATGACTGCTAGGTCATACTTCTCCTCATTTAAGAAGTCTAATATATCAGATTGTTGTAGAGTGATGTTACACTGATAGGCCAGCTCATCGAGGAATACCAGGAAGCTCTGCAGGCTGTTCCTATAGAGAGAGATAAGAGTATGACATTCTATCAGTTCCATAAGGCCTGAAATGGATTGGTCCATGTTTTTGTCCACAAATTGTCCACCAAATGTGCCACCACCCAGAGATGTAACTTTATTGTGGTCATCCTCTGCTGGGAGCCCAATGCTTATGCATACTGTGGGCACCAATGACCTTGTAAGGCACTTTGATCTAAGGCTACATTGATGAGTCCTAGCGCTGCAGCTGACAAACAGAAAGGACCCACAAGCCCTTAGCTTCTCCCCTGTGATTGGAATCTGCTTAGGGGCtttggggacaaaaaaaaaacttattgggTCTGGAGTCTTATGAGGTGTGCGTCTGAATAATTTAGGGAATTTGCGGTCTACTAAAACTAGGATTTTTTGAGATCCTGATATATTTTAAGGGATGTTTTTTTTGGGGTCAAAATTTCTAAAAATCTAGGAGATCCTGTCTAGTATCTAACTTTCTAGCTAATGGTAGCAAATAACTTAgggtagtgatggcgaaccttttagagaccgagtgcccaaactacaaccaagacccacttatttttcggaaagtgccaacacagaaattgaatttgtgatttatactccctgctctgtcacagctcacATTCTTTTCagctccctgaggacaccaataaagtagaaaatagaagaaatttggatgatcattgtagcttccctccagggtcccatcaGGACCGAAGccagagctacaatgataatccagatctgtccacaccttcccactcctccagtagtcccaggtagagctgtcactttaaaatacctctgtgcacagcaagtcccgggatgtctgggactgtaggaagatacctggagtcctctctggtgatggcctgagtgaccacagaaagggctctgagtgccacctctggcacccgtgccataggttcgccaccactgacttagGGGTTTCACATTTTGCATTGGTTACATAATATCTGTGACCCCATTTACAATTATTTTAAAGATACAAAAGATAGGACAACCTTCTAGAATTGTTAATGGGGACCCAGGGGGCACCTGGAGGTACTATACTAGATGGCAGTGTTAGGGATGGGGGCATGGTGTGTTGGGGCTTCTAAATTAGAAATCAAGGATGTGTGGCCAGTAAATGGCCACTAGAAGAAGTTGTCATAGTGTTCCGGGCCAGGAggagaagaaaaagaaagaaagaggatATCTACAGTTAGAGAAGTGTCTC
The DNA window shown above is from Engystomops pustulosus chromosome 1, aEngPut4.maternal, whole genome shotgun sequence and carries:
- the LOC140117810 gene encoding UDP-glucuronosyltransferase 3A1-like; translated protein: MHRIFLLFFLQFPLLQAAKILTLCFIGGSHYLLMEEITSILHHSGHDVRMFRQYGDGMLPGRPHQQSPFPVSSYSLDEKYIQQNKELFYEHQKEYLMGRNSLQSFLVFLDELAYQCNITLQQSDILDFLNEEKYDLAVIDAFNPCALLVVEKLGLPFIAFFPGLFLNARRVGMTGPPSYVPVFGSELTDRMDFFGRLKNTFMYLGSGIVDSMMDERFQKVIEEHFPEDSRPSIDDLHLKAELWLYNIDFTIEFPRPLLPNVQYIGGLLAKPAKPVTADLEDFISASGDLGFIVVTLGSMLSSLPDLEFLKEMNDGFSKIPQKVIWRYEKKRWPKDVSVAHNVRLVDWLSQNDLLGHPKVRLLVTHGGMNSLQEAVYHGVPVVGIPLFGDQYENLVRIKAKNMGTFIPPGQMKAENFAKTLQEIIENSGYKTAAMKQSVIMRSRPFPPDQQLLGWVEHIIRSGGGGHLRPYSYQQPWYQQLLLDVILFIFSCVALIIYIIVKVIRFLIHLLCSRKKQKQN
- the CAPSL gene encoding calcyphosin-like protein isoform X1 → MAGTARHDREMAMQAKKNLSGCTDPLEKLRLQCLARGSAGIKGLGRVFKIMDDDNSRSLDFKEFLKGLSDYGVMIDKNEAQQLFSIFDKDGSGTIDFDEFLVTLRPAMSNARKEIIMQAFRKLDKTGDGVVTIEDLRGVYNAKYHPKYQNGEWTEDQVFRSFLDNFDSPYDKDGQVTPDEFTNYYAGVSASIDTDVYFITMMKNAWRL
- the CAPSL gene encoding calcyphosin-like protein isoform X2 → MAGTARHDREMAMQAKKNLSGCTDPLEKLRLQCLARGSAGIKGLGRVFKIMDDDNSRSLDFKEFLKGLSDYGVMIDKNEAQQLFSIFDKDGSGTIDFDEFLVTLRPAMSNARKEIIMQAFRKLDKTGDGVVTIEDLRGVYNAKYHPKYQNGEWTEDQVFRSFLDNFDSPYDKDGQVTKDEFLNYYAGVSASIDNDVYFVLMMKNAWKL